One window of Hydractinia symbiolongicarpus strain clone_291-10 chromosome 3, HSymV2.1, whole genome shotgun sequence genomic DNA carries:
- the LOC130635433 gene encoding uncharacterized protein LOC130635433 has product MDANFGLVLKKSSSKSKKMPIQSEQLFVADTEVVNFLEKYDDSSGETRKDCSNFQAGNNIRSKRKTNKLSVTGVFGMSCRHEYSKLFLNMCHGERLGYAVMLLDKILQESNGKQLNVHIVYDMACVLKRHLQVSYKNFQISSV; this is encoded by the exons ATGGATGCCAATTTTGGGTTGGTCTTGAAAAAATCTTCTTCTAAATCAAAAAAGATGCCAATACAGTCAGAGCAGTTGTTTGTTGCAGATACTGAAGTTGTTAATTTTTTGGAGAAATACGACGATTCATCAGGGGAAACAAGGAAA gATTGCAGTAATTTTCAAGCTGGCAACAACATCCGTTCTAAGCGGAAGACAAATAAGCTCAGTGTTACTGGTGTGTTTGGCATGTCGTGTCGACATGaatattcaaaattatttttaaatatgtgcCATGGGGAAAG GTTGGGTTATGCTGTTATGCTGTTAGATAAGATTTTGCAGGAATCTAATGGAAAACAATTAAATGTGCATATAGTATACGATATGGCATGTGTTTTAAAACGACACTTACAGGTTAgttacaaaaactttcaaatatCAAGTGTATGA
- the LOC130635942 gene encoding uncharacterized protein LOC130635942 isoform X1, whose protein sequence is MCSSRYTRNMTIIGYLHECCVYFCSCNKELNSLVQYNVWPATPTKPLTAVSMELLFTFIALQLEGKISLLSFCDALSCKSGILDHQLVSRLQYCVCESNKNGSLFYCMDANFGLVLKKSSSKSKKMPIRSEQLFVADTEVVNLMEKYDDSSGETRKDCSNFQAGNNIRSKRKTNKLSVTGVFGMSCRHEYSKLFLNMCHGERLGYAVMLLDKILQESNGKELNVHIVYDIACVLKRHLEKKQTMTKYNHFNFGIPLFPSYGHNVNCQIKNSIRRLESFGLMDGELMERLWSYLRSFSKITKEMTPAHRMDLLGDALMHFGSIKMGNIGIHR, encoded by the exons ATGTGTTCGTCAAGATATACTCGTAATATGACAATTATTG gGTATTTGCATGAATGTTGTGTGTATTTTTGTTCATGCAATAAAGAACTGAATTCTCTTGTGCAGTACAATGTATGGCCTGCAACTCCTACAAAGCCACTAACAGCTGTATCTATGGAACTACTTTTCACTTTCATAGCTTTGCAATTAGAAGGGAAAATATCACTATTATCTTTTTGTGATGCACTTTCTTGTAAAAGTGGAATTCTTGATCACCAGTTGGTTAGTCGGTTGCAATATTGTGTGTGCGAGTCAAAT aaaaatggaAGCTTGTTTTATTGTATGGATGCCAATTTTGGGTTGGTCTTGAAAAAATCTTCTTCTAAATCAAAAAAGATGCCAATACGGTCAGAGCAGTTGTTTGTTGCAGATACTGAAGTTGTTAATTTGATGGAGAAATACGACGATTCATCAGGGGAAACAAGGAAA gATTGCAGTAATTTTCAAGCTGGCAACAACATCCGTTCTAAGCGGAAGACAAATAAGCTCAGTGTTACTGGTGTGTTTGGCATGTCGTGTCGACATGaatattcaaaattatttttaaatatgtgcCATGGGGAAAG GTTGGGTTATGCTGTTATGCTGTTAGATAAGATTTTGCAGGAATCTAATGGAAAAGAATTAAATGTGCATATAGTATACGATATAGCATGTGTTTTAAAACGACACTTAGAG aaaaaacaaaCCATGACGAAGTACAACCATTTCAATTTCGGTATACCTTTGTTTCCTTCATATGGTCACAACGTTAATTGCCAG ATAAAGAACTCCATTCGAAGACTAGAGTCATTTGGTCTCATGGACGGAGAATTAATGGAAAGACTTTGGTCATACTTGCGCTCGTTTTCCAAAATTACTAAAGAGATGACCCCCGCTCATCGCATGGATTTACTGGGTGACGCTTTAATGCATTTTGGATCAATCAAAATGGGCAATATAGGTATACATAGGTAG
- the LOC130635434 gene encoding uncharacterized protein LOC130635434 isoform X1, with protein MKELCSCAFKTTILATQFIICSFQRKAKCMLKTCSVKDFFRHIEEDLTKRFDLVDFHLTLGMAALKSTLDCSRDSKKQRLTFTFPVPIENEKLKMELNKAKEAVERYKQIVSSQKKTIHILKEKNSSIMLQCADFTKLKMFKQLGHSRSSLMVDASLFSSFFHNGDPFLQEQTPTILTSEVISGLASNGSFRRKDPCCV; from the exons ATGAAAGAGCTTTGTTCTTGTGCATTTAAAACAACTATTTTAGCAACACAATTTATAATTTGTTCTTTTCAGCGAAAGGCTAAATGTATGTTAAAGACATGCTCGGTAAAAGATTTCTTTCGTCATATCGAAGAGGATTTGACCAAACGCTTTGACTTG GTTGACTTTCATTTAACACTTGGTATGGCAGCATTGAAAAGTACTCTG GATTGTTCTCGTGACTCAAAAAAACAACGGCTTACCTTTACCTTTCCGGTGCCCATAGAGAACGAAAAGCTAAAAATGGAATTGAATAAAGCAAAAGAAGCTGTTGAAAGATACAAGCAGATCGTATCGAGTCAAAAGAAGACTATACACATTCTGAAAGAGAAAAATTCTTCGATAATGCTGCAATGTGCGGATTTCACAAAGCTAAAGATGTTTAAACAGCTTGGACATTCTCGATCGTCACTAATGGTTGATGCATCGTTGTTTTCATCGTTCTTCCATAATGGCGATCCGTTTTTACAAGAACAAACGCCCACAATTTTGACAAGTGAGGTAATCTCCGGCCTGGCTTCCAATGGTTCATTTCGCAGAAAGGACCCGTGCTGTGTTTGA
- the LOC130635942 gene encoding uncharacterized protein LOC130635942 isoform X2, with protein MCSSRYTRNMTIIALQLEGKISLLSFCDALSCKSGILDHQLVSRLQYCVCESNKNGSLFYCMDANFGLVLKKSSSKSKKMPIRSEQLFVADTEVVNLMEKYDDSSGETRKDCSNFQAGNNIRSKRKTNKLSVTGVFGMSCRHEYSKLFLNMCHGERLGYAVMLLDKILQESNGKELNVHIVYDIACVLKRHLEKKQTMTKYNHFNFGIPLFPSYGHNVNCQIKNSIRRLESFGLMDGELMERLWSYLRSFSKITKEMTPAHRMDLLGDALMHFGSIKMGNIGIHR; from the exons ATGTGTTCGTCAAGATATACTCGTAATATGACAATTATTG CTTTGCAATTAGAAGGGAAAATATCACTATTATCTTTTTGTGATGCACTTTCTTGTAAAAGTGGAATTCTTGATCACCAGTTGGTTAGTCGGTTGCAATATTGTGTGTGCGAGTCAAAT aaaaatggaAGCTTGTTTTATTGTATGGATGCCAATTTTGGGTTGGTCTTGAAAAAATCTTCTTCTAAATCAAAAAAGATGCCAATACGGTCAGAGCAGTTGTTTGTTGCAGATACTGAAGTTGTTAATTTGATGGAGAAATACGACGATTCATCAGGGGAAACAAGGAAA gATTGCAGTAATTTTCAAGCTGGCAACAACATCCGTTCTAAGCGGAAGACAAATAAGCTCAGTGTTACTGGTGTGTTTGGCATGTCGTGTCGACATGaatattcaaaattatttttaaatatgtgcCATGGGGAAAG GTTGGGTTATGCTGTTATGCTGTTAGATAAGATTTTGCAGGAATCTAATGGAAAAGAATTAAATGTGCATATAGTATACGATATAGCATGTGTTTTAAAACGACACTTAGAG aaaaaacaaaCCATGACGAAGTACAACCATTTCAATTTCGGTATACCTTTGTTTCCTTCATATGGTCACAACGTTAATTGCCAG ATAAAGAACTCCATTCGAAGACTAGAGTCATTTGGTCTCATGGACGGAGAATTAATGGAAAGACTTTGGTCATACTTGCGCTCGTTTTCCAAAATTACTAAAGAGATGACCCCCGCTCATCGCATGGATTTACTGGGTGACGCTTTAATGCATTTTGGATCAATCAAAATGGGCAATATAGGTATACATAGGTAG
- the LOC130636869 gene encoding sperm motility kinase 1-like, whose translation MEILHEARLLQFVGNHPNIVQVFGIVHAKGKFHSVLSCEGDSSIKILLKRKVIFPTEDIMKQMIIGLAKALSFLFDKGVLHNNIIPKNVMVKGSDFTPVIIGFSFACRVSCAKSNVKDVSKRT comes from the exons ATGGAGATtct CCACGAAGCACGACTGCTACAGTTTGTTGGGAATCATCCCAATATTGTACAGGTCTTTGGTATTGTACACGCCAAAGGAAAATTTCATTCTGTGCTTAGCTGTGAAGGGGATAGCagcataaaaattttgctgaagcGGAAGGTAATATTTCCCACAGAAGACataatgaaacaaatgattatTGGGCTAGCTAAAGCActctcttttttatttgataaagGAGTGTTACACAACAACATAATTCCTAAAAATGTCATGGTGAAAGGTAGTGACTTCACTCCGGTCATTATCGGGTTTTCATTCGCATGTCGAGTGTCTTGTGCGAAATCTAACGTTAAAGACGTTTCAAAAAGAACTTAA
- the LOC130635434 gene encoding uncharacterized protein LOC130635434 isoform X2 yields the protein MLKTCSVKDFFRHIEEDLTKRFDLVDFHLTLGMAALKSTLDCSRDSKKQRLTFTFPVPIENEKLKMELNKAKEAVERYKQIVSSQKKTIHILKEKNSSIMLQCADFTKLKMFKQLGHSRSSLMVDASLFSSFFHNGDPFLQEQTPTILTSEVISGLASNGSFRRKDPCCV from the exons ATGTTAAAGACATGCTCGGTAAAAGATTTCTTTCGTCATATCGAAGAGGATTTGACCAAACGCTTTGACTTG GTTGACTTTCATTTAACACTTGGTATGGCAGCATTGAAAAGTACTCTG GATTGTTCTCGTGACTCAAAAAAACAACGGCTTACCTTTACCTTTCCGGTGCCCATAGAGAACGAAAAGCTAAAAATGGAATTGAATAAAGCAAAAGAAGCTGTTGAAAGATACAAGCAGATCGTATCGAGTCAAAAGAAGACTATACACATTCTGAAAGAGAAAAATTCTTCGATAATGCTGCAATGTGCGGATTTCACAAAGCTAAAGATGTTTAAACAGCTTGGACATTCTCGATCGTCACTAATGGTTGATGCATCGTTGTTTTCATCGTTCTTCCATAATGGCGATCCGTTTTTACAAGAACAAACGCCCACAATTTTGACAAGTGAGGTAATCTCCGGCCTGGCTTCCAATGGTTCATTTCGCAGAAAGGACCCGTGCTGTGTTTGA